A genomic region of Vibrio sp. 10N contains the following coding sequences:
- a CDS encoding contractile injection system tape measure protein — MMDNQSLALDPNAQNHAIHKVLLEVDFDSTTHAERFAAEICPKLVAEILPAVEAKLNALIPADTVVKLDALTIDLGTIYLTDSDNAHLYSVLKEQLTWQLYDQLSHQISHTNSNRDRLPAASNPHPSSSTAATETLSLFEWQQAWHFLNTGLLEWPFKQTRDWQDNQLENVLLNNIQRFSLAMSQSRNARAIYKRMAHQLSSGTLSKLLPRLNCDQRISLMKVLLGTTHHEPTLQSALHQGWQTRMLDAIRAHQLQPMMSIWDSLLTHYHSAIISALYQQSHNSSLPLLLVNSLSVPQRLALLYRLEPLEYPFLHQLLSLPDLWQPKDNQQQPSDSQSSRVVPSLLWQFTFHFVLVERGSRFNKLQYMRSLIGRMAAERNVDTATLISELRRHLDSTQIDGALRQQMLLMLDDFSIYERSDPDKRAHTQGHPSETKPHGNQNAGAVKRISQLVIRLKASNIDQSLLSELESVLSEGALSKELYKQFISDEDLREALWTSLSDDALTLLLDVFIQQHFDENQSVPLVSSSINKIGTDDPVDSSIEQKWELLTKSKTETTSFNHRLLIALQSGNETSLKQAWPKDPSILKSLLLWSGQLAAVRRHWVESYTNQTLLNFTELIEPAALPIVSQVFSEQETIRQSLIELVTPTPVETHILRDSLWEFTFSYLLIERGSEFNNRSYLLSLTEQMAARRNIEHHALLTSLITVFSSGANEVLKQTLLTMSSQVKASNQTTDESPITVAHSVVEFNVQTHELWLAVTQQLPKLSTQFWVALLNGQPKVIKSFIDHSSREANVDTRQAQRLILAMMSTPRIQHRWLKAMSNEDLLTVVNWLFPNQQPHLQTLLSLIQTLETHKAALRSQGLSFGYIDTKSLIWTPLFVRLSVSSSQQAILEQAVLDSALLALVSAIAKRSLQSEANVASKLLSFVAAHAQSQQREWVSDLLSSLSTSHVNTNTMAQWLDEIQASNSATIWRAEQRRLIIAAIFDTRSSLGQSALTLNSQTTQRVLTRLEQPISTSLKQSLELLCGLLAKCNVPAVWLYQQLLSTNPPQTPTEWIEALFHQLNKQYPQKSQTKLYAEMVEWIKTQEPAHHQVWLSAVPVSYPAPKLIETLLDDGQTESAVAALDVALASKPHTIKSQLSKALLTTHKLERWITALSASRHLSLISTLAPNLWPILAIYQSLMSHSQNNKYIHFAFWKMLYQRVIVIGVSGNTSQTLDWLLTELCQLPQLQQIFQLSAADSTQLMSKLELPNSVMALDKVSTSNAQRVSNIGSFVDQPNSVDSAHPVVEQINQALRPAHSFEREKTESEPLSWPYRQDEVETSEPITITNAGLVIAATYIPALFQRLALTQNQAFVDEEHQVQALFCLQYLVEGLTETPEYLLVLNKLLCGMDIHQPIPSDVELPENAKQTIDGLLTAMIAHWSAIGSTSIEGLRSTFLQREGYLTKEDNQWQLQVIPGTFDVLLDQLPWSFQTIKYPWMDQPLFVTWR, encoded by the coding sequence ATGATGGACAACCAATCACTCGCACTCGATCCTAACGCTCAAAATCATGCCATTCATAAGGTGTTGCTAGAGGTAGATTTCGACAGCACTACCCATGCAGAGAGGTTTGCCGCCGAGATTTGTCCCAAGCTGGTTGCGGAGATCCTTCCTGCGGTGGAGGCAAAACTAAACGCCCTGATTCCCGCTGACACCGTAGTTAAGTTAGACGCGCTCACTATTGATTTAGGGACCATTTATCTAACGGATTCGGATAATGCTCACTTGTATTCTGTTTTGAAAGAACAGCTAACATGGCAACTCTATGACCAGCTATCGCATCAAATAAGTCACACGAACAGCAACCGCGATCGTTTACCTGCAGCGTCTAATCCACATCCGTCATCCTCCACGGCTGCAACAGAAACATTGAGCTTATTTGAATGGCAGCAAGCTTGGCATTTCCTCAATACAGGTCTACTGGAATGGCCATTTAAACAAACTCGTGACTGGCAGGATAACCAGCTGGAAAACGTATTATTAAATAACATTCAACGCTTTAGTCTAGCTATGTCTCAAAGTCGCAATGCGAGAGCCATCTATAAAAGAATGGCCCACCAGCTTTCTTCAGGGACGCTTTCCAAGTTGCTCCCTAGACTAAATTGTGATCAACGTATCTCTCTAATGAAGGTCTTGCTGGGCACCACCCACCATGAGCCCACTTTGCAATCAGCATTACACCAAGGCTGGCAAACTCGAATGTTAGACGCCATCCGTGCCCATCAGCTACAGCCTATGATGAGCATCTGGGATAGCCTGCTCACCCACTATCACAGTGCCATTATAAGTGCGCTATATCAGCAATCTCATAATAGCTCGCTACCCTTGCTACTGGTAAACTCGCTTTCCGTACCACAACGACTGGCGCTGCTGTATCGTTTGGAGCCATTAGAATACCCATTTCTACACCAACTCCTGAGTTTGCCTGACTTGTGGCAGCCGAAGGATAACCAACAGCAACCTAGTGACTCCCAATCATCTCGAGTCGTGCCGTCGCTTCTTTGGCAATTCACATTCCACTTTGTTTTAGTCGAGCGTGGCAGCCGATTTAATAAACTGCAGTACATGCGCAGCCTAATCGGACGTATGGCTGCCGAACGCAACGTGGACACCGCTACACTCATTAGTGAGCTTCGACGCCATCTCGACTCAACGCAAATTGACGGTGCACTGAGACAACAAATGTTGTTGATGCTGGACGACTTTTCAATATACGAACGTTCAGATCCCGATAAACGCGCTCATACACAAGGCCATCCATCAGAAACGAAACCGCACGGTAATCAGAACGCCGGTGCTGTGAAGCGCATTTCTCAGCTCGTCATACGTTTAAAAGCATCCAACATTGATCAGTCTTTGTTGAGCGAACTAGAGAGTGTGCTGAGTGAAGGCGCATTGTCCAAGGAGCTTTATAAGCAGTTTATTTCCGATGAAGATCTGCGCGAAGCGTTGTGGACATCGTTGTCTGATGATGCGTTAACGCTATTGCTGGACGTTTTTATCCAACAGCATTTTGATGAAAACCAGTCTGTCCCATTGGTTTCATCGTCAATCAATAAAATCGGTACTGACGATCCAGTAGACTCTTCTATTGAACAAAAATGGGAGTTACTAACTAAAAGCAAAACTGAGACAACAAGCTTTAATCATCGACTACTCATCGCCTTGCAATCAGGCAATGAAACCAGCCTTAAACAAGCATGGCCTAAAGATCCTAGCATCCTAAAATCATTATTGCTTTGGTCTGGTCAGCTCGCAGCTGTTCGCCGCCATTGGGTGGAAAGTTACACTAATCAAACGCTTCTCAACTTTACCGAACTCATTGAGCCTGCAGCGCTTCCAATCGTAAGCCAAGTGTTCAGTGAACAAGAAACGATTCGCCAGTCATTAATCGAATTGGTCACGCCAACCCCTGTCGAAACCCATATTCTGCGAGATAGCTTATGGGAGTTCACTTTTAGCTACTTGCTTATTGAACGCGGAAGTGAGTTCAACAATCGAAGTTACTTACTGTCTCTGACTGAGCAGATGGCAGCGCGGCGCAATATCGAACATCACGCATTACTGACGTCATTGATCACTGTGTTCTCCTCAGGTGCCAACGAAGTCCTTAAGCAAACCTTGCTCACGATGTCATCGCAGGTTAAAGCTTCCAACCAAACAACTGATGAATCCCCCATCACTGTTGCTCACTCTGTCGTTGAGTTCAACGTACAAACACATGAACTTTGGCTGGCAGTAACACAGCAGCTACCTAAGCTCTCCACGCAATTCTGGGTTGCACTGCTCAATGGACAACCAAAAGTTATCAAGTCATTCATTGATCATTCCAGCCGCGAAGCGAATGTGGATACTCGCCAAGCACAGAGGCTAATCCTAGCGATGATGAGTACGCCAAGGATTCAACATCGCTGGCTCAAAGCGATGTCTAACGAGGATCTGCTTACCGTAGTTAATTGGCTATTCCCCAATCAGCAGCCTCACCTGCAAACTTTGCTTTCACTCATCCAAACGCTGGAAACACACAAGGCAGCCCTGCGCTCACAAGGCTTGTCTTTTGGTTATATCGATACCAAGTCGCTCATTTGGACACCGCTATTTGTTAGGCTCTCCGTGTCAAGTTCTCAGCAAGCAATCCTAGAACAAGCAGTACTAGACTCGGCGCTACTTGCGCTGGTGTCAGCCATTGCAAAGCGCAGCCTTCAGTCTGAAGCTAACGTAGCCAGTAAACTGCTTAGTTTCGTTGCCGCTCACGCTCAAAGCCAACAGCGCGAATGGGTAAGCGACTTGTTAAGCTCGCTGTCAACGAGTCATGTCAATACTAATACGATGGCTCAGTGGCTAGATGAGATCCAAGCTTCAAACTCGGCCACCATTTGGCGCGCTGAACAGCGTCGACTCATTATCGCCGCGATCTTCGATACCCGCTCATCACTCGGTCAAAGTGCATTAACGCTAAATAGCCAAACAACTCAACGTGTTCTCACTCGCTTAGAGCAACCCATTAGCACGTCGCTCAAACAAAGCCTTGAGCTACTTTGTGGATTACTCGCTAAATGCAATGTTCCTGCTGTGTGGCTCTACCAACAGTTGCTGAGCACCAACCCGCCACAAACGCCAACCGAGTGGATAGAAGCCCTGTTTCACCAGCTCAATAAACAGTATCCCCAAAAAAGCCAAACCAAGCTTTACGCCGAGATGGTTGAGTGGATTAAGACCCAAGAACCTGCTCATCATCAAGTCTGGCTTTCAGCCGTGCCGGTTTCTTACCCCGCGCCTAAGTTAATTGAAACCTTGCTTGATGATGGTCAGACAGAATCTGCAGTGGCAGCCCTAGACGTCGCGTTAGCTTCGAAGCCACACACGATCAAAAGCCAACTGTCCAAAGCGCTACTCACTACTCACAAACTAGAACGCTGGATTACTGCGCTTTCTGCTTCAAGACATCTGTCGTTAATTTCAACATTGGCTCCAAACCTCTGGCCGATATTGGCTATCTATCAGTCACTTATGTCACACAGTCAAAACAACAAATATATTCATTTTGCGTTTTGGAAGATGCTATACCAACGAGTAATTGTAATCGGTGTGTCCGGTAATACATCTCAAACACTGGACTGGTTACTGACCGAACTATGCCAACTACCGCAGCTACAACAGATCTTCCAACTTTCCGCAGCAGACTCAACACAGCTTATGTCTAAACTCGAATTACCAAACTCTGTGATGGCGCTAGACAAAGTTTCGACCAGCAACGCTCAACGAGTGTCAAACATAGGCAGCTTTGTCGATCAGCCTAACAGCGTCGACAGCGCTCACCCTGTGGTAGAACAAATCAACCAAGCCCTGCGTCCTGCGCACAGCTTTGAGCGTGAAAAAACGGAAAGCGAACCTTTGTCCTGGCCATATCGCCAAGATGAGGTCGAAACATCAGAGCCCATCACCATCACCAATGCTGGGCTCGTTATTGCCGCGACTTACATCCCTGCTCTGTTTCAGCGCCTTGCCCTCACCCAAAACCAAGCGTTTGTTGATGAAGAGCACCAAGTCCAAGCGCTGTTTTGTTTGCAGTACTTGGTAGAAGGACTGACTGAGACGCCTGAGTATCTACTGGTGCTCAACAAACTATTGTGTGGAATGGATATACACCAGCCCATACCAAGCGACGTCGAACTTCCAGAAAACGCAAAACAAACCATCGATGGTTTGCTAACAGCAATGATAGCCCACTGGAGCGCCATCGGTTCCACCTCCATAGAAGGCTTACGAAGCACATTTTTACAACGCGAAGGCTATTTGACCAAAGAGGACAACCAATGGCAGCTACAAGTGATCCCCGGCACCTTTGACGTGCTGCTCGATCAACTGCCATGGAGTTTTCAGACCATCAAATACCCATGGATGGACCAACCCCTATTCGTGACTTGGCGCTAA